In Plodia interpunctella isolate USDA-ARS_2022_Savannah chromosome 30, ilPloInte3.2, whole genome shotgun sequence, the following proteins share a genomic window:
- the GCS1 gene encoding mannosyl-oligosaccharide glucosidase, giving the protein MVRHKKVVTVQHKHGNNETSSSSSASETSNSSNFKILSFWKSIVGFICFTIAVYVGSLGYLETRVNTPFADEKVVQESGLAIPERYWGSYRPGVYMGMKSREPRSPVFGLMWYDLTATTRKGIRHWCDQADNLPTYGWLRHDGVTFGEQRILDPPHNMTTSFVTTPGGEHGGHWTVRVSVNADNNANIPIALVWYGALDESLGPTTPPSRLWVENGELLGHTPQLRNFKVRLLAHKGKVIHKSYSEAHAPGLHVLKEKYFSLLKPDGRLTALGPDPDLDQKGIEVNFVPIQLLVETPFDLDIVYSTEDLPTPPLKGDEYTRTLESKKKSFDDEFEVKFRLAEKGYTESEVGIARAAMSNMIGGIGYFYGAGRVRSSHTREPVPYWRAPLYTAVPSRSFFPRGFLWDEGFHGLLIGRWDPEIQLDIAAHWLDLINVEGWIPREQILGVEALARVPKEFVVQNNAAANPPMLLLQLAHLVRTRPRLFDPETHYRQTLDRMFTRLQAWYQWFQTTQKGEEPTSYRWRGREDTGDQLNPKTLTSGLDDYPRASHPSEIERHVDLRCWMYSVADSMAVIADVLQRDSSKFEAIRDQLGDEELLNELHWSPHTQTYADYGLHTDGVRLVRKQPKNPRDQPTVVRSVSVPPEPRLVTSAFGYVSLFPLLLKVLAPSSAKLGSMLASLDKPDLLWSPYGLRSLSKSSPLFMKRNTEHDPPYWRGQVWVNINYLALSALKHYAAVPGPHRERAGQLHKRLSANVVRNILSEYRRTGYLWEQYSSSDGRGSGCRPFTGWTALVTLIMAEEY; this is encoded by the exons atGGTTAGGCACAAAAAAGTGGTTACAGTGCAGCACAAACACGGCAACAACGAAACTAGTAGCAGCTCCAGTGCGAGTGAAACTTCTAATTcgagtaattttaaaatcctcTCGTTTTGGAAGTCCATTGTGGGGTTTATTTGCTTCACTATAGCGGTCTACGTTGGCTCCTTAGGATACCTGGAGACTAGGGTCAACACGCCTTTCGCTGACGAAAAA GTGGTACAAGAGTCCGGGTTGGCCATCCCGGAGAGGTACTGGGGCTCGTACCGGCCGGGCGTGTACATGGGCATGAAGAGCAGGGAGCCCCGCTCGCCTGTGTTTGGGCTCATGTGGTACGACTTGACTGCCACTACGCGGAAGGGTATTAG ACACTGGTGCGACCAAGCGGACAATCTGCCGACGTACGGCTGGCTCCGGCACGACGGAGTCACCTTCGGGGAGCAGCGGATACTGGATCCGCCACACAACATGACCACCTCGTTCGTCACCACGCCGGGGGGCGAGCATGGGGGGCACTGGACTGTGCGCGTCAGTGTTAACGCTGAT AACAATGCCAATATCCCAATAGCGTTGGTGTGGTATGGAGCCCTGGACGAGTCCCTCGGACCCACAACCCCCCCCTCTCGGCTGTGGGTCGAGAACGGGGAGTTGTTGGGTCACACGCCACAGTTGCGTAACTTTAAAGTGCGCCTTTTGGCTCACAAAG GTAAAGTAATTCACAAGTCGTATTCAGAAGCGCACGCACCAGGGCTGCATGTGCTCAAAGAGAAGTATTTCTCCCTATTGAAGCCCGACGGGCGGCTGACAGCGCTAGGGCCGGACCCTGACTTAGATCAGAAG ggcATAGAAGTGAACTTCGTCCCTATTCAGCTGCTAGTCGAGACGCCATTCGACCTGGACATAGTGTACAGCACCGAGGACCTGCCCACCCCGCCGCTCAAAGGGGACGAGTATACCAGGACATTAGAAAGCAAGAAGAAGTCGTTTGATGATGAATTCGAGGTGAAATTCAGATTGGCCGAAAAAGG GTATACAGAAAGCGAGGTAGGTATAGCCCGCGCGGCCATGTCGAACATGATCGGCGGTATCGGCTACTTCTACGGCGCTGGTCGCGTTCGCTCCTCACATACCAGGGAACCAGTGCCTTACTGGAGGGCGCCGCTGTACACCGCCGTGCCTAGCAG GTCGTTTTTCCCCCGAGGGTTCCTCTGGGATGAGGGTTTTCATGGACTGTTGATCGGGAGGTGGGACCCTGAGATTCAGTTGGACATCGCAGCTCATTGGTTGGACCTCATTAATGTGGAGGGATGGATACCTAGAGAACAGATTTTGG GAGTGGAGGCGTTAGCAAGAGTCCCGAAAGAATTCGTGGTGCAAAACAACGCGGCGGCCAACCCGCCGATGTTATTGCTGCAATTGGCTCACCTCGTGAGGACTCGGCCGCGTCTGTTCGACCCTGAAACacattacagacagacactgGACAGGATGTTCACTAGATTACAA GCGTGGTACCAATGGTTCCAAACGACGCAAAAAGGTGAGGAACCAACCAGCTATCGCTGGAGAGGAAGAGAGGACACTGGCGACCAGCTGAACCCTAAAACTTTGACGTCGGGCCTCGACGATTACCCAAG GGCCTCCCACCCTTCAGAGATAGAGCGACACGTGGACCTCCGCTGTTGGATGTACTCCGTCGCTGACAGCATGGCCGTCATCGCTGATGTGCTGCAGAGGGACTCCAGCAA ATTCGAGGCCATCCGCGACCAATTGGGAGACGAGGAACTCCTAAACGAGCTCCACTGGTCGCCGCACACGCAAACCTACGCTGATTAtg GTCTCCACACGGACGGAGTGCGTCTTGTACGAAAACAGCCGAAGAATCCACGCGATCAACCGACAGTTGTGCGCAGCGTGAGCGTGCCGCCGGAACCTAGACTCGTCACCAGCGCTTTTG GATACGTGTCTCTGTTCCCGCTGCTGCTCAAGGTGCTGGCGCCGTCGAGCGCCAAGCTCGGCAGCATGTTGGCGAGCCTGGACAAGCCGGACTTGCTGTGGTCGCCGTACGGGCTGCG atcGCTATCGAAATCGTCACCTCTGTTCATGAAACGCAACACAGAACACGACCCGCCGTACTGGCGCGGGCAGGTGTGGGTCAACATCAACTATCTCGCTCTGTCAGCGCTGAAACACTACGCGGCCGTGCCCGGGCCGCATCGCGAGCGAGCGGGACAGCTGCACAAGCGATTGAGCGCTAATGTTGTCC